Proteins from a single region of Crassaminicella profunda:
- a CDS encoding protein adenylyltransferase SelO — translation MTERKVVIETGWNLDNSYARLPKTFFTRLNPTLVRSPKLIILNHTLATSLGLNVQALQSNDGVVVFVGNGLPEGALPLAQAYAGHQFGHFTMLGDGRALLLGEQITPFGERFDIQLKGSGKTPYSRGGDGRATLGPMLREYIISEAMHGLGIPTTRSLAVVTTGESVIRETDLPGAILTRVAASHLRVGTFQYVSKWGTVEDLRTLADYTLQRHFPDVDDVENRYLFLLQQVIKRQAVLIAKWQLVGFIHGVMNTDNMTISGETIDYGPCAFMDTYDPATVFSSIDIHGRYAYGNQPNIAAWNLARFAETLLPLLHVNQEQAVKLAQDAISDFTELYHCNWITGMRAKLGIFNEEVQDESLIEGLLSMMQKYRADYTNTFLALTFDKSEDTALFGTTEFAQWYELWQARLDRQHEPKDSSQQLMRNSNPALIPRNHRVEEALEAAVKQGDYSVMKRFLDVLSSPYAHSPEQVDYSTLPPPSTCPYRTFCGT, via the coding sequence ATGACAGAGAGAAAAGTAGTAATAGAAACAGGATGGAATTTAGATAACAGTTATGCTCGCCTGCCGAAAACATTTTTTACTAGACTTAACCCAACTCTTGTACGTTCACCGAAGTTAATCATTCTCAATCATACGTTGGCAACATCCCTAGGGTTGAACGTCCAGGCACTGCAAAGCAATGATGGCGTAGTAGTGTTTGTTGGCAATGGGCTTCCTGAAGGTGCTTTGCCGCTTGCTCAAGCTTATGCAGGGCATCAATTTGGGCATTTTACCATGTTAGGAGACGGTCGAGCTCTACTGCTTGGAGAACAGATCACGCCTTTTGGTGAACGGTTTGATATTCAGCTCAAGGGTTCAGGGAAAACACCATACTCTCGGGGGGGAGATGGGCGAGCGACACTTGGTCCCATGCTACGTGAGTATATCATCAGTGAAGCAATGCATGGGCTTGGTATTCCTACTACCCGTAGCTTAGCGGTGGTGACAACTGGCGAGTCAGTAATCCGCGAAACTGATCTGCCTGGTGCAATTCTGACTCGCGTGGCTGCTAGTCATCTGCGTGTGGGAACCTTTCAATACGTTTCAAAGTGGGGGACTGTCGAGGATTTACGAACCCTAGCTGATTATACATTGCAAAGACATTTTCCAGACGTTGACGATGTTGAGAATCGTTATCTTTTCTTACTTCAACAAGTGATCAAGCGTCAAGCTGTGCTGATTGCCAAATGGCAACTGGTTGGCTTTATTCACGGGGTGATGAACACCGACAACATGACCATTAGTGGAGAAACTATTGATTATGGTCCTTGCGCCTTCATGGATACTTATGACCCTGCAACGGTATTTAGTTCCATTGACATTCATGGCCGTTATGCCTATGGCAATCAGCCGAATATTGCCGCGTGGAATCTTGCCAGGTTTGCTGAAACTCTATTGCCGCTGCTGCATGTTAACCAGGAACAGGCTGTTAAACTAGCTCAGGATGCGATTTCAGATTTTACTGAGTTGTATCATTGTAATTGGATCACGGGAATGAGAGCAAAACTGGGAATTTTTAACGAAGAGGTACAGGATGAATCTCTTATTGAAGGTCTCCTCAGTATGATGCAGAAGTATCGTGCGGATTATACCAATACCTTTCTAGCATTAACTTTTGATAAGTCAGAGGATACGGCTCTGTTTGGCACAACGGAATTTGCTCAGTGGTACGAGCTGTGGCAGGCGAGATTAGACAGGCAGCATGAACCAAAAGATTCCTCGCAACAACTGATGCGAAACTCCAATCCCGCGCTAATCCCTCGAAATCACCGGGTAGAAGAAGCACTAGAAGCTGCAGTGAAACAAGGAGACTATAGCGTGATGAAGCGGTTTCTTGATGTTCTTTCAAGTCCCTATGCCCATTCTCCCGAACAGGTTGATTACTCCACATTGCCTCCGCCATCAACCTGTCCTTACAGAACTTTTTGCGGTACTTAA
- a CDS encoding PEP/pyruvate-binding domain-containing protein gives MNKKIYPFTTKDSPLLSEVGGKAKALIETTKAGFLVPSGFVLSVDFFNPWLQEIKDSSEWLEVLLKVTREQCEAVKLKAAQLMFNEKQKVAMEEALREFEVGTVFAVRSSSPEEDLEGTSFAGMYETLLGITTQGLEQAIASAFSSCFDVRVMEYKKQYNIDLENTCIAVIVQKQIASDVSGVGFSLNPNNNCYDEVMVNASFGLGESIVSGVVTPDTYIIDSIKNKIIKKKIGDKQTALWLKDDGGTIQKDNNNSDEQALTDQQILELTELIKKCEKYYKKPMDTEWAFEKDILYLLQSRPITTYIPLFPELVTKPGEKKNIYIDVMGLTQGFTESMSVLGIELWARMLDDLKGGIMPTSLDGAMPALHGRQYMNVSNIMAGWGSFATKKFLKSYDENVKKIFEDIDLGKEYKPAQMPEVMKKTKLNMLKMIFPMIPSTIKAKFSDYKEVVEEYNMTASRIIEHLKILNSNKNFSEIVDFTMKDLETIMNTMGIMIAGMSAFSSIKKMFKGKDVETLVTALGMDLEGNPTSQMGHLLFKLASYDEFQATKSVEAFMKKIKEKSYSKEFMNDYVEYLDKFGARGFMEIDVASKRVYEDPTLLYEKLTNINIKDSQILNVKTKREEAYKKLLAVAKIGGFDKKFEKQAKIYQATFGYREHPKYMIVMIYAKLHDIALEIGKKFVQEGRLKDKWHIFDLHVNEIVCAQKGEDIDLKRIRDENLEPYKKVAHIKDWPLVIDSRGKIFKPKINAEDGDLVGAPIAPGVARGKAKVLRTPYEKPLNSGEILVTKATEPSWTPIFINAAGVIMEVGGPLQHGGIIAREYGIPCVSGMLGIMDIVKDGDILEVDGSNGIVRIIKE, from the coding sequence ATGAATAAGAAGATATATCCTTTTACGACAAAAGATAGTCCACTATTATCTGAAGTTGGAGGTAAAGCGAAAGCACTTATAGAAACGACAAAGGCAGGTTTTCTAGTTCCATCAGGTTTTGTCTTATCTGTTGATTTTTTTAATCCGTGGCTTCAAGAAATAAAAGATTCAAGTGAATGGTTAGAAGTACTTTTAAAGGTGACAAGAGAACAGTGTGAAGCAGTAAAATTAAAAGCAGCACAGCTTATGTTTAATGAAAAACAAAAGGTAGCTATGGAAGAAGCGTTAAGAGAATTTGAGGTAGGTACAGTTTTTGCTGTGCGTTCGTCTTCTCCGGAAGAGGATTTAGAAGGCACTAGTTTTGCTGGAATGTATGAGACGTTACTTGGCATAACAACACAGGGGCTTGAGCAGGCTATAGCTTCTGCATTTTCTTCCTGTTTCGATGTTAGAGTTATGGAATATAAAAAGCAATATAACATAGACCTTGAAAACACATGTATAGCCGTTATCGTGCAAAAACAAATTGCTTCGGATGTAAGTGGTGTAGGGTTTTCACTGAATCCTAATAACAATTGTTATGATGAAGTGATGGTCAATGCTTCTTTTGGACTTGGGGAAAGTATCGTTTCAGGAGTAGTAACACCTGATACGTATATTATAGATAGTATAAAAAATAAAATTATTAAAAAGAAAATAGGAGATAAACAAACTGCACTGTGGCTTAAAGATGATGGAGGTACGATTCAAAAAGATAATAATAATTCAGATGAGCAGGCGCTTACGGATCAGCAGATCTTAGAGCTAACAGAACTTATTAAAAAATGTGAAAAGTATTATAAAAAGCCTATGGATACAGAATGGGCTTTTGAAAAAGATATATTATATCTATTACAATCAAGACCTATTACAACGTATATTCCCTTATTTCCTGAGCTTGTAACTAAACCTGGAGAAAAGAAAAATATTTATATTGATGTAATGGGACTTACACAAGGATTTACTGAAAGTATGTCTGTTCTTGGTATTGAACTATGGGCAAGAATGCTAGATGACTTAAAAGGGGGTATTATGCCAACCTCACTAGATGGAGCTATGCCAGCTCTCCATGGCAGACAATATATGAATGTTTCTAATATAATGGCAGGCTGGGGTTCTTTCGCAACAAAAAAATTTTTAAAAAGTTATGATGAAAATGTAAAAAAAATATTTGAGGATATAGATTTAGGCAAAGAATATAAACCTGCTCAAATGCCAGAAGTAATGAAAAAAACAAAATTAAATATGTTAAAAATGATTTTTCCAATGATACCATCTACAATAAAAGCCAAGTTTTCCGATTATAAAGAAGTTGTTGAGGAATATAATATGACAGCAAGTAGGATTATAGAACATCTTAAAATATTAAACTCAAATAAAAATTTTAGTGAAATCGTTGATTTTACAATGAAAGACCTTGAAACTATTATGAATACCATGGGAATAATGATAGCAGGAATGTCAGCATTTTCTTCTATTAAGAAAATGTTTAAAGGGAAGGATGTAGAGACACTTGTAACGGCCTTAGGGATGGATTTAGAGGGAAACCCAACGAGTCAAATGGGGCATTTATTATTTAAACTTGCCTCTTATGATGAATTTCAGGCAACTAAATCCGTAGAGGCGTTTATGAAAAAAATTAAAGAAAAGTCATATTCAAAGGAGTTTATGAATGATTACGTTGAGTATTTAGACAAATTTGGAGCAAGGGGCTTTATGGAGATAGATGTTGCTTCTAAAAGGGTATACGAAGACCCTACATTGCTATATGAGAAGCTTACAAATATCAATATTAAAGATAGTCAAATTTTAAATGTAAAAACAAAAAGAGAAGAGGCATATAAAAAATTACTTGCTGTAGCAAAGATAGGTGGTTTCGATAAAAAGTTTGAAAAACAAGCAAAAATTTATCAAGCAACTTTTGGTTACAGAGAACACCCTAAATATATGATTGTAATGATCTATGCAAAACTTCATGATATTGCTCTTGAAATTGGAAAAAAATTTGTACAAGAGGGTAGACTTAAAGATAAATGGCATATATTTGATCTTCATGTTAATGAAATTGTTTGTGCTCAAAAGGGTGAAGACATTGATCTTAAGAGGATAAGAGATGAAAACTTGGAACCTTATAAAAAAGTTGCACATATTAAGGATTGGCCCCTTGTAATTGATAGTAGAGGAAAGATATTTAAGCCAAAAATTAATGCTGAAGATGGCGATTTAGTGGGTGCGCCAATAGCTCCTGGTGTTGCGAGGGGCAAGGCCAAGGTGCTGAGAACTCCCTATGAGAAACCATTAAATTCAGGTGAGATATTAGTAACCAAAGCCACAGAACCATCATGGACACCGATTTTCATCAATGCAGCAGGTGTTATTATGGAAGTAGGAGGACCTCTTCAGCATGGTGGTATAATAGCCAGAGAGTATGGTATTCCTTGTGTGAGTGGAATGCTTGGCATTATGGATATTGTCAAAGATGGTGACATACTTGAAGTTGATGGATCAAATGGGATTGTTAGAATAATTAAAGAATAA
- a CDS encoding L,D-transpeptidase family protein — MEEKIERSIEKETEEQTDELIKKPFEEQTEEPKEELEEKRKKYVGYIVVSICYLLILYFGMAKHFESHYCFGSEINDIDVSARTVEEAKIIVTSQLQEYTLSIKEREDKIEKIKGNDINLRYCSDEEFYKFKESQNPFYWFFELCLQKNSKTTADLLYDKELLKKQIDGLSCFDDRNIIEPKNPSFRYLDSSYMILDEIPGSKVDKEKLHLFVEEAILRGDTEVDLETGDCYVKPEYTSKSPKIIEVKDTLNKYVSSKITYTFGDDKETIDDSIINQWLIVNENLEVVVDGKKVEDYLEKIFKTYNTVGKIRSLAGSSGQTIHIGGGDYGWCIDIAKEVQNLIVNIREGKTITKEPAYSQTAFSHGATDIGDTYVEIDIGKQHIWFYKKGSLIVQGPIVSGNIKKHTETRKGIHRLKYKQRKVILRGPDYAVPVAFWMPFDGGIGLHDASWRSKFGGNIYKTNGSHGCINMPYNVAKEIFNNIEVNTPVICY, encoded by the coding sequence ATGGAGGAAAAAATAGAAAGGTCAATAGAGAAGGAAACAGAAGAACAAACTGATGAGTTAATTAAAAAGCCTTTCGAAGAGCAAACGGAAGAACCAAAAGAAGAGCTAGAAGAAAAGCGTAAAAAATATGTCGGATACATAGTAGTTTCTATCTGCTACTTACTTATTCTTTATTTTGGAATGGCGAAGCATTTCGAAAGTCATTATTGTTTTGGCTCTGAAATCAATGACATAGATGTTTCTGCAAGAACTGTAGAAGAGGCTAAAATCATAGTGACATCTCAGCTTCAGGAGTATACTTTAAGTATAAAAGAGAGAGAGGATAAGATTGAAAAGATAAAAGGCAATGACATAAATTTACGGTATTGTTCAGACGAGGAATTTTATAAATTTAAAGAGAGTCAAAATCCTTTCTATTGGTTTTTTGAACTTTGCTTACAGAAAAATTCAAAAACCACAGCAGATCTATTATATGATAAGGAACTACTGAAGAAACAAATCGATGGACTTTCATGTTTTGATGATAGGAATATAATTGAACCTAAGAATCCTAGCTTTCGATATTTGGATAGTAGTTATATGATCTTAGATGAAATTCCAGGAAGCAAGGTAGATAAAGAGAAGCTACATCTCTTTGTAGAAGAGGCAATACTAAGGGGTGATACTGAAGTAGATTTAGAAACAGGGGATTGCTATGTAAAGCCAGAATATACTTCAAAGTCTCCTAAAATCATAGAAGTCAAAGACACGCTTAACAAATACGTATCATCAAAGATTACCTATACATTCGGAGATGATAAAGAAACAATAGATGATTCTATAATAAACCAGTGGCTTATAGTAAATGAGAATCTGGAAGTCGTCGTTGATGGAAAAAAGGTAGAGGATTATTTAGAAAAAATTTTTAAAACCTATAATACTGTTGGAAAAATAAGAAGTCTTGCTGGATCATCAGGGCAAACTATTCATATAGGCGGTGGCGACTATGGTTGGTGCATTGATATAGCGAAAGAAGTACAAAATCTGATTGTGAATATTAGAGAGGGAAAGACTATAACAAAAGAACCAGCATACAGTCAGACGGCCTTTTCTCACGGGGCTACTGATATTGGAGATACATATGTTGAAATAGATATAGGGAAACAGCATATATGGTTTTATAAGAAGGGTTCTCTAATAGTCCAAGGACCTATTGTATCTGGTAATATAAAAAAACATACAGAAACACGTAAAGGTATTCATAGATTAAAATATAAACAGAGAAAAGTTATCTTAAGGGGTCCAGATTACGCTGTACCAGTTGCCTTTTGGATGCCATTTGATGGTGGAATAGGGCTTCATGATGCAAGCTGGAGAAGTAAATTTGGAGGGAATATCTATAAGACAAATGGATCCCATGGTTGTATAAACATGCCTTACAACGTAGCAAAGGAGATATTTAATAATATTGAGGTAAATACCCCTGTTATTTGTTATTAA
- a CDS encoding sensor histidine kinase yields the protein MKVSIKIKSSVFLAILLLLTVSILSTLVLNGIQNNQKKDYEMYLARQVKIANTYIRQMYLTKSIEDQEQFLQKSAQELVLQLNSINGMHIAIYDMNGKELVNSMPYNNRTDTKELLSHALKDQIAYEIVGEHVVYMAPLYNERQIGVIKFHYSLKKNIDFYNAIKVLFMKIGVVVFVFSFISAYFYFNTFTKSIFKLKKDTRDIKMGLYNRIIPLTRTDEIGELSEDIYYMSSRIEKNIKEMEEEQEKLKLAVQKLKALEKQQKIFIGNITHEFKTPLTVIRTYIDLLDMYSDDPNLLRDAKVNIAKETQRLYEMVEKILYLSSLQKYDFEFQCEKIDVKEILEEICSRMEGKAQKFNILIIKSLQSGFILGDKENLMHIFINLIDNAIKYNKVQGKIFINSYMRDKKVFIEVADTGIGIPKEARKKIFEPFYTVNKDQSQNHEGTGLGLSLVKELIEKQKGIISVLDTNEKGTTFLISFPAL from the coding sequence ATGAAGGTTAGTATAAAGATAAAATCCAGTGTATTTTTAGCAATTCTTTTACTTTTAACAGTAAGTATACTCAGTACACTAGTACTAAATGGAATACAAAACAATCAAAAGAAGGACTATGAAATGTATTTAGCACGACAAGTAAAAATTGCAAACACCTATATTAGGCAGATGTATCTTACAAAATCAATAGAAGATCAAGAACAATTTTTACAAAAAAGTGCACAAGAACTTGTATTGCAGTTAAATTCAATAAATGGAATGCATATTGCCATTTATGATATGAATGGAAAAGAATTAGTTAATTCTATGCCGTATAATAATAGAACAGATACAAAAGAGTTACTTTCTCATGCATTGAAAGATCAAATAGCATATGAAATTGTAGGAGAGCATGTAGTATATATGGCTCCACTTTATAATGAGAGACAAATAGGAGTTATCAAATTTCATTACTCTCTTAAAAAAAATATTGATTTTTATAATGCTATAAAGGTTCTTTTTATGAAGATCGGAGTAGTTGTATTTGTATTTAGTTTTATTAGTGCATATTTTTATTTTAATACATTTACTAAAAGTATTTTTAAACTAAAAAAAGATACACGAGACATTAAAATGGGATTATATAATCGTATTATTCCCCTTACAAGAACGGATGAAATTGGGGAATTGAGTGAAGACATTTATTATATGAGTAGTCGAATTGAAAAAAATATAAAAGAGATGGAAGAAGAACAGGAAAAACTCAAACTAGCAGTACAGAAATTAAAAGCATTAGAAAAGCAGCAGAAAATTTTTATTGGGAATATAACCCATGAATTCAAAACACCTCTTACAGTTATAAGAACCTATATAGATTTATTAGATATGTATTCAGACGATCCGAATTTGTTAAGAGATGCAAAGGTAAATATAGCAAAAGAAACACAAAGACTATATGAGATGGTGGAGAAGATTTTATATTTGTCTTCATTACAAAAATATGATTTTGAATTTCAATGTGAAAAAATAGATGTAAAAGAAATATTAGAAGAAATTTGTAGCCGTATGGAAGGAAAAGCTCAAAAGTTTAATATTCTCATAATAAAAAGCTTGCAATCTGGCTTTATTCTAGGAGATAAGGAAAATCTAATGCATATTTTTATAAATTTGATAGACAATGCTATAAAATATAATAAGGTTCAAGGAAAAATATTTATTAACAGCTATATGCGGGATAAAAAAGTATTTATAGAAGTAGCAGATACAGGAATAGGAATTCCAAAAGAAGCAAGGAAGAAAATATTTGAACCTTTTTATACCGTTAATAAAGATCAATCTCAAAATCATGAGGGGACAGGATTAGGCCTTTCTCTTGTAAAAGAATTAATAGAAAAACAAAAAGGAATCATTTCTGTATTAGATACAAACGAAAAAGGAACTACATTTTTGATTTCTTTTCCAGCTTTATAA
- a CDS encoding Fe(3+) ABC transporter substrate-binding protein has product MKKRSILISLSLVLIFSLLTLAGCSSTQETSGATEKTEESKEQAVNLYTNRHYDTDEQLLQLFTEETGIKVNVVKGDSDELIERLAREGKDTEADLLITADAGRLHRAKEKDLLQSVASEELLENIPENLRDEDNQWFCLTVRGRVVVYAKDRVNPSDLSTYEDLTNSKWQGKILVRSSSNLYNQSLLASFIEINGEEKAKEWAKGLVGNMAREPKGNDRAQATAVVAGEGDLAIMNTYYVGKMLNSSNPEEVKVAENVGVFFPNQDTTGTHINVSGIGLTKHAKNKENAIKLIEFLSSEKAQKQFAQANYEYPVNPKNEPSELLKSWGEFKTQNINLSKLGENNKKAVEIFNEVGWK; this is encoded by the coding sequence ATGAAAAAAAGATCTATTTTAATTTCTTTAAGTCTTGTACTAATTTTTTCACTACTAACTCTTGCAGGGTGTTCAAGTACCCAGGAGACAAGTGGAGCTACTGAAAAAACAGAGGAAAGTAAAGAACAAGCTGTAAATCTTTATACAAATCGACACTATGATACAGATGAACAATTATTACAATTATTTACTGAAGAAACAGGGATAAAAGTCAATGTAGTAAAAGGCGACTCAGATGAATTAATTGAAAGACTTGCAAGAGAAGGAAAGGATACAGAAGCAGATTTATTAATTACAGCAGATGCAGGAAGGCTACATAGAGCAAAGGAAAAAGACTTATTGCAATCTGTAGCAAGTGAAGAGCTATTGGAAAATATTCCTGAAAATTTAAGAGATGAAGACAATCAATGGTTTTGTTTGACGGTAAGAGGAAGAGTTGTGGTATATGCTAAGGATCGAGTAAATCCTTCAGATTTATCAACGTATGAGGATCTAACAAATTCTAAATGGCAAGGGAAAATACTTGTAAGATCATCATCGAATCTATACAATCAATCCCTTCTTGCATCTTTTATAGAGATCAACGGGGAAGAAAAGGCTAAAGAATGGGCAAAAGGGTTAGTTGGAAATATGGCTAGAGAGCCAAAAGGAAATGATAGAGCACAAGCTACAGCTGTTGTGGCAGGCGAAGGGGACTTAGCAATCATGAACACTTATTATGTAGGAAAAATGCTAAATTCTTCTAATCCTGAAGAGGTGAAAGTAGCTGAAAATGTAGGGGTATTTTTCCCAAATCAAGACACTACAGGAACACATATCAATGTGAGTGGGATAGGACTTACGAAACATGCTAAAAATAAAGAAAATGCTATAAAGCTGATAGAGTTCTTATCTAGTGAAAAAGCTCAAAAACAATTCGCCCAGGCAAACTATGAATATCCTGTAAACCCTAAAAATGAACCATCAGAACTTTTAAAGTCATGGGGAGAATTTAAGACTCAAAATATAAACCTATCTAAACTAGGAGAAAATAATAAAAAGGCAGTAGAAATTTTTAACGAAGTTGGATGGAAGTAA
- a CDS encoding response regulator transcription factor: protein MKEKILVVDDEKSIADLIAYAFTREGYSVETAYNGEEALNTIKNFNPHIVIIDVMMPKMNGFEVCRKLDNRENLGIVMLTAKNDIVDKVLGLELGADDYITKPFDIREVIARVKSLLRRLNKNTNESEDTHIQIKDLKVMLKQRKVLIKEKELEFTPKEFDLLVLLLSNLDRVYTRDELLDLIWGMEYIGGTRTVDIHIQRLRKKLDKPYENIIQTVYRVGYKAIGEIYEG from the coding sequence ATGAAAGAAAAAATACTAGTAGTAGATGATGAAAAAAGTATTGCGGATTTAATTGCATATGCTTTTACAAGAGAAGGCTATAGTGTTGAGACTGCTTATAATGGAGAAGAAGCATTAAATACAATAAAAAACTTTAATCCACATATAGTGATTATAGATGTGATGATGCCTAAAATGAATGGATTTGAAGTATGTAGGAAATTAGATAATAGAGAAAATTTAGGGATTGTCATGCTTACTGCAAAAAATGATATTGTAGATAAAGTATTAGGGCTAGAGTTAGGAGCGGATGATTATATAACAAAGCCCTTTGATATAAGGGAAGTAATAGCAAGGGTTAAATCATTACTTAGAAGGTTAAATAAAAATACAAATGAATCTGAAGATACACATATACAAATTAAAGATTTAAAGGTCATGTTAAAACAAAGAAAAGTTCTTATAAAAGAAAAAGAATTGGAATTTACGCCTAAAGAATTTGATTTGTTAGTTCTTTTATTATCAAATTTAGATCGAGTATATACAAGAGATGAGCTTTTAGATTTAATTTGGGGAATGGAGTATATTGGGGGAACTCGTACAGTGGATATTCATATTCAAAGACTCAGAAAAAAATTAGATAAGCCTTATGAAAATATCATACAGACAGTATATAGAGTAGGATATAAAGCGATAGGTGAAATCTATGAAGGTTAG
- a CDS encoding cupin domain-containing protein: MYNVYNLYPCPYYINTPMYNMYKTYPYPYYVNIPMYSSNFSKQYTTLKDYGPEPFVINIEEATTQNPTFRTALWTGENLQVTLMSIPVGEDIGLEVHPTGDQFIRIEEGQGLVKMGDSKDQLDFQEKVYDDYAIMIPAGKWHNIINTGDKPLKLYAIYAPPEHPRGTVHKTKADAEADEDNKKYKKGY; this comes from the coding sequence ATGTATAATGTTTATAATCTATATCCATGTCCTTATTACATTAACACACCAATGTATAATATGTATAAAACGTATCCCTATCCTTACTACGTTAATATACCAATGTATAGCTCAAACTTTTCAAAACAGTATACTACATTGAAGGATTATGGACCAGAACCCTTTGTAATTAATATTGAGGAGGCTACTACACAAAACCCTACTTTTCGTACCGCCTTATGGACAGGAGAAAATTTGCAAGTTACCTTGATGAGCATCCCAGTTGGAGAGGATATAGGTTTAGAAGTTCATCCCACAGGTGATCAATTCATACGTATTGAAGAAGGTCAAGGACTTGTTAAAATGGGGGATAGTAAAGATCAATTAGATTTTCAAGAAAAAGTCTATGATGACTATGCAATCATGATCCCTGCTGGTAAATGGCACAATATCATCAATACAGGTGATAAACCACTTAAATTGTACGCTATCTATGCGCCACCTGAGCATCCGCGTGGTACAGTTCATAAAACTAAAGCAGATGCAGAAGCTGATGAAGATAACAAGAAATACAAAAAGGGCTATTAA
- a CDS encoding TolB family protein: MIKRKLLAGILVLSALVGTVGCTQYKAEGQENNENITIIKDTKDILATEVVASKIDIYEGIIGNDWIDENKIVITKENSELEPVKIDNAKLKADFEVKNLYVYNLNDKAEKSIGDQSKFQDGAIFAPNNKYLFYRNEFEEKATGYISDAQGNTIAKITDNVIDEYDLSEAQWINNEELIIPCHSIRGFATINVDGRIKKIKDVESGTMGTQDPLDGLSITNPIKVLDKIYYVTIHRGAHDDNKLKVYDMNKKEKKVLVKDHVQEVTLSPSKEQLLMITSNLDKDVNELITIDLEGKQRDILVEGYIFGAKWSVDGTKVVYISNEEGHEGVYVVDVKTKKKSLIATGEYYTPIKWSPSGQKIMMHSKKPKNNGRPFDEMDVTNVVTLK; encoded by the coding sequence ATGATCAAAAGAAAATTATTAGCAGGTATTTTGGTGCTTAGTGCTTTAGTAGGAACAGTGGGATGTACACAATACAAAGCAGAGGGACAAGAAAATAATGAAAATATAACTATCATAAAGGACACAAAAGATATCTTAGCAACTGAAGTTGTTGCATCTAAAATTGATATTTATGAAGGAATAATAGGAAATGATTGGATAGATGAAAATAAAATAGTAATCACAAAGGAAAATAGTGAATTAGAACCAGTAAAAATTGATAATGCGAAACTGAAGGCTGATTTTGAAGTGAAAAATCTTTATGTATATAATCTAAATGATAAAGCAGAAAAAAGCATTGGTGATCAATCAAAATTCCAAGATGGGGCAATTTTTGCACCTAATAATAAGTATCTATTTTATAGAAATGAATTTGAAGAAAAGGCAACAGGATATATTTCAGACGCACAAGGAAATACGATAGCTAAAATTACAGATAATGTTATAGATGAGTATGATTTGAGTGAAGCTCAATGGATAAATAATGAAGAATTAATTATTCCTTGCCACAGTATCAGAGGGTTTGCTACTATAAACGTTGATGGAAGGATAAAAAAAATAAAAGATGTAGAAAGTGGAACAATGGGGACACAAGATCCGTTAGATGGACTTAGTATTACAAACCCAATAAAAGTTTTAGATAAAATATATTATGTAACAATACATCGAGGAGCACATGATGATAACAAGCTAAAAGTTTATGATATGAATAAAAAAGAAAAGAAAGTATTAGTGAAAGACCATGTTCAAGAGGTTACGCTATCTCCTAGTAAAGAACAACTACTTATGATTACATCAAACCTTGATAAAGATGTAAATGAATTGATTACAATAGATTTAGAAGGAAAACAAAGAGATATTTTAGTGGAAGGATATATATTTGGTGCAAAGTGGTCTGTTGATGGAACAAAGGTAGTTTATATATCAAATGAAGAGGGACATGAAGGGGTTTATGTAGTAGATGTAAAAACAAAGAAAAAATCATTGATTGCTACAGGGGAATATTACACACCTATTAAATGGAGTCCATCTGGTCAAAAAATAATGATGCATAGTAAAAAGCCTAAAAATAATGGAAGACCATTTGATGAAATGGATGTTACCAATGTAGTTACATTAAAGTAA